GGATATCGTCAGTAACAGGATGTTCGAAGTGCTGCGCCAGCCGGAAAAACCGAAACTCTCCCTGATGGAACGCTCCGCGAAAGAAGACGAACTGGTGGAGTGGCTGGATGAACATGCCGTGGAAAATGCTATGGAACTGGCCGAGAATTTCGTGGAATTCGGGTTCAACACCGGCGACCTCGATGCGTTCAAAGCGCATATTCCCGCTCCCTACATCTCTCCCATTTTCAACTGGATCAATGCCAACCTCGTCACCGAAAAAATGGTGACGGACATCGAAGAAGCCTCCAACCGCATCGCTACCCTCGTCAAATCCGTGAAAACATTCACGCATATGGACCAGGGGCATGCCAAACAGCTGACCGACATTCACACCGGCATAGAGAACACGCTGGCCATGCTGCAGCACAAACTCCGCAAAGGCAATATCACCGTTACCCTGCATGCGGATCACAGCCTGCCGCAGATCAAAGCGCTGGTAGGCGAATTGAACCAGGTGTGGACCAACCTGATAGATAACGCTGTGGATGCCATGGAAGGCATGCCGCAGGGTGAGCTGGAGATCCGCACGGAACCGGATAATACCTGTGTAAAAGTGACGATCACGGACAATGGCCCGGGCATTCCCCCCGAGAACATCAACCGGGTATTCGAGCCTTTCTTCACCACCAAGGAGATCGGGAAAGGAACAGGACTGGGGCTGGATATCGTCAACCAGATCATCCGGCAGCATCACGGCAACGTTAAAGTACAATCACAACCGGGACGTACGCAGTTTTTTGTATCACTCCCCATTAATGGTTAATCAGCATGAACCTACCGATCATATTATGTATCGACGATGACGCACAGGTGCTGCGTGCCATCGTCCGCGACCTGAAAAGCCGGTACCGGAACGAGTACCGGATCATCAGCACCACTGTTGTCAAAGAAGCGCTGGACAGCCTGCTGGAAATGAAGAACAAAGGCGAGACTATCGCCATGTTCATTTCAGACCAGCGTATGCCGGACATGGAGGGCGTTGCCTTTCTCGAAAAAGCCCGGCAATTCTATCCGGAGGCGCGCCGGGTACTGCTCACCGCATATTCGGATACGGACGCCGCCATCCGCGCCATCAACACCGTGCAGCTGGATTACTACCTCGTGAAGCCATGGGACCCGCCGGAAGAGAAACTCTACCCGATCATCAACGAACTGCTGGACGACTGGCAAAACACCTATCATCCGGATTTCAAAGGCATCAAAGTGGTGGGCTACCAGTTCTCCCAGAAGTCCCACGCCATCAAGGATTTCCTCGCCGGTAACCTCATTCCCTACCAATGGCTCGATATCCAGTCCACCGAAGAAAGCAAACGCCTGCTCTCGCTGAACAACCTGTCCATGCAGGACCTCCCCGTAGTGTTCCTGGAAGACGGCGGATACCTGGCAACACCAACAATCCTGGAGATCGCCCGGAAAGTAGGCCTGAACCCGCAGATCAAACATGATGTGTACGATGTGGTGATCATCGGCGCAGGGCCGGCGGGACTTGCCGCCGGGGTGTACGGCGCTTCCGAGGGATTGAAAACTTTACTGATAGAACGGCGTGCGCCGGGTGGACAGGCCGGCACCAGTTCCCGTATCGAGAACTACCTGGGCTTCCCCACCGGCCTCAGCGGCGCTGAGCTCACCCGCCGCGCCATCACCCAGGCTACCCGCCTGGGAACGGAATTCATCACCCCGCAATCTGTGAAAGATATCCGCCAGAAAGACGGCTACAACAAGATCATCCTCGAAGATGGTACCGAAGTCAATACCCGTAGCGTGATCATCACTACCGGGGTGGACTACCGGAAGCTGGACACACAGGGCATTGCGGATTTCACCGGCGCCGGCGTGTACTACGGCGCAGCGATGACCGAGGCCGCAGCCTGCAGGGATAAAGAGGTATATATCGTCGGCGGCGGCAATTCAGCCGGCCAGGCGGCCATGTATCTCTCCAAATTCGCCAAGAACGTGTACATCCTCATCCGCAAGGATGATCTCACCAGCACCATGTCCGCCTACCTGATAGAGCAGATCAAAGGCGCTCCCAACATTCATGTACGCCCCCGCACGGAGATCACCGCCGCTTACGGGCACGAAAAGCTGGA
This genomic stretch from Chitinophaga sp. XS-30 harbors:
- a CDS encoding FAD-dependent oxidoreductase: MNLPIILCIDDDAQVLRAIVRDLKSRYRNEYRIISTTVVKEALDSLLEMKNKGETIAMFISDQRMPDMEGVAFLEKARQFYPEARRVLLTAYSDTDAAIRAINTVQLDYYLVKPWDPPEEKLYPIINELLDDWQNTYHPDFKGIKVVGYQFSQKSHAIKDFLAGNLIPYQWLDIQSTEESKRLLSLNNLSMQDLPVVFLEDGGYLATPTILEIARKVGLNPQIKHDVYDVVIIGAGPAGLAAGVYGASEGLKTLLIERRAPGGQAGTSSRIENYLGFPTGLSGAELTRRAITQATRLGTEFITPQSVKDIRQKDGYNKIILEDGTEVNTRSVIITTGVDYRKLDTQGIADFTGAGVYYGAAMTEAAACRDKEVYIVGGGNSAGQAAMYLSKFAKNVYILIRKDDLTSTMSAYLIEQIKGAPNIHVRPRTEITAAYGHEKLERLVISNIDTKATSEETADALYVFIGAKPYTDWIALNIIKDDKGFIETGRELRNYDAFNKIWKQTRDPYLLETSCPGIFAAGDVRARSMNRVAAAVGEGSMAISFVHKYLAEVK
- a CDS encoding sensor histidine kinase; protein product: MQEVTTAWLQSIEALKDVPADQLQWMISQSRHYLLQPGDFLFRAGEPITGTHIVISGKLRIHQRQEEIIRFEAKTISGYLPFSRGKVAPVFGEAMEACQIMTFPIEKARELISTHYELTQALVHFMTTRVREFTSLQLQNEKMLALGKLSAGLAHELNNPAAAVVRGAVTLKKHLQMEPETFKKIVSIRMNEADVDIVSNRMFEVLRQPEKPKLSLMERSAKEDELVEWLDEHAVENAMELAENFVEFGFNTGDLDAFKAHIPAPYISPIFNWINANLVTEKMVTDIEEASNRIATLVKSVKTFTHMDQGHAKQLTDIHTGIENTLAMLQHKLRKGNITVTLHADHSLPQIKALVGELNQVWTNLIDNAVDAMEGMPQGELEIRTEPDNTCVKVTITDNGPGIPPENINRVFEPFFTTKEIGKGTGLGLDIVNQIIRQHHGNVKVQSQPGRTQFFVSLPING